The Argentina anserina chromosome 3, drPotAnse1.1, whole genome shotgun sequence genome includes a region encoding these proteins:
- the LOC126786617 gene encoding probable xyloglucan endotransglucosylase/hydrolase protein 32 — protein MAPPFLSLILLFLIKIASSSAQGPPSPGYYPSSRIRSMGFDQGYRNLWGPQHQNEDQGGLSIWLDRSSGSGFKSVRQYSSGYFGAAIKVQSGYTAGVITSFYLSNGEEHPSDHDEIDIEFLGTTLDKPYVLQTNVWTKGSGDGNKLIGREHRFHLWFNPTHDFHNYAIVYNPSEIIFLVDDVPIRRYPRKTDATFPLRPMWVYGSIWDASSWATEDGKYKADYNYQPFIGRYKDFKLGPGSAASPSGTTGLSRQQYAAMDWVQSNYKVYDYCTDSKRDHSQTPEC, from the exons ATGGCTCCTCCTTTTCTCTCATTAATTCTTTTATTCCTGATCAAGATTGCTTCGAGTTCAGCTCAGGGTCCACCCTCACCTGGATACTACCCAAGTTCCAGAATTAGGTCGATGGGGTTTGATCAGGGTTACAGAAACCTTTGGGGACCTCAGCATCAAAACGAAGACCAGGGCGGTTTAAGCATCTGGCTTGACAGAAGCTCAG GAAGTGGATTCAAGTCAGTTCGTCAATATAGTTCTGGGTACTTTGGTGCAGCCATCAAGGTTCAGAGTGGTTACACCGCCGGAGTCATTACCTCATTCTAC CTCTCGAACGGTGAAGAACACCCAAGCGATCACGACGAGATCGATATCGAGTTCTTGGGCACGACGCTTGATAAGCCCTATGTTCTGCAAACCAATGTGTGGACTAAAGGAAGCGGAGATGGGAATAAACTCATTGGGAGGGAGCACAGGTTCCATCTCTGGTTTAATCCAACACATGACTTTCACAACTATGCTATAGTGTATAATCCCAGCGAGATCAT ATTCTTGGTGGATGATGTGCCGATAAGAAGGTACCCAAGGAAGACCGATGCCACATTCCCATTGAGGCCGATGTGGGTGTACGGATCCATATGGGATGCATCATCATGGGCCACAGAAGACGGAAAATACAAAGCCGACTACAACTACCAGCCATTCATTGGTAGGTACAAGGACTTCAAACTAGGCCCGGGCTCCGCTGCCTCTCCCTCCGGCACCACCGGCCTGAGTCGGCAGCAGTACGCCGCCATGGACTGGGTGCAGAGCAATTACAAGGTCTATGACTATTGCACCGACTCCAAGCGAGACCATTCTCAGACACCCGAGTGTTAG
- the LOC126787597 gene encoding vacuolar protein sorting-associated protein 24 homolog 1-like, translating into MEKVMNIIKPKPNPQQQLRDWQRKLRQECRNIERQIRDIQREEKGVQKAIKDAAKRNDMGSAKSLAVEIVRSRKTVNRLHENKAQLNSISMHLGESVAIARTVGHLSKSAEVMKLVNNLMKAPEVAVTMQEFSKEMTKAGVIEEMVNDSLDTALDSEDIEDEIEEEVDKVLTAIAGETAAQLPEAVRKEKLKQPASAQTAQEEEAIAEGADDEEELEEIRARLAKVRS; encoded by the exons ATGGAGAAGGTGATGAACATCATCAAACCCAAACCAAACCCACAGCAGCAACTGCGAGATTGGCAGCGTAAACTTCGCCAAGAGTGCCGCAACATCGAACGCCAAATTCGAG ATATacaaagagaagagaaaggTGTTCAGAAAGCAATTAAGGATGCTGCCAAGAGAAATGACATGGGTTCTGCAAAG TCACTTGCTGTAGAAATTGTGAGATCTAGAAAGACAGTGAACCGTCTTCATGAAAATAAGGCACAACTCAATTCGATATCAATGCACCTAGGGGAGAGCGTTG CTATTGCCCGTACTGTTGGCCATTTATCCAAAAGTGCTGAGGTCATGAAGCTGGTTAATAACCTGATGAAGGCTCCTGAAGTAGCTGTAACAATGCAAGAATTCAGCAAGGAGATGACTAAG GCAGGGGTAATTGAAGAGATGGTGAATGATAGCCTTGACACAGCACTAGACTCGGAGGACATTGAAGACGAGATAGAGGAGGAAGTTGATAAGGTTTTGACTGCTATAGCTGGCGAGACTGCTGCACAACTTCCAGAAGCTGTCAGGAAAGAGAAGTTGAAGCAACCTGCTAGTGCCCAAACTGCACAGGAG GAAGAAGCAATAGCTGAGGGCgctgatgatgaggaagagtTGGAAGAAATACGAGCCAGACTTGCCAAAGTTAGGTCATAA